One part of the Arabidopsis thaliana chromosome 4, partial sequence genome encodes these proteins:
- the MYB32 gene encoding myb domain protein 32 (myb domain protein 32 (MYB32); CONTAINS InterPro DOMAIN/s: SANT, DNA-binding (InterPro:IPR001005), Homeodomain-like (InterPro:IPR009057), Myb, DNA-binding (InterPro:IPR014778), HTH transcriptional regulator, Myb-type, DNA-binding (InterPro:IPR017930), Homeodomain-related (InterPro:IPR012287), Myb transcription factor (InterPro:IPR015495); BEST Arabidopsis thaliana protein match is: myb domain protein 7 (TAIR:AT2G16720.1); Has 9023 Blast hits to 8385 proteins in 476 species: Archae - 0; Bacteria - 0; Metazoa - 680; Fungi - 473; Plants - 6077; Viruses - 3; Other Eukaryotes - 1790 (source: NCBI BLink).) has protein sequence MGRSPCCEKDHTNKGAWTKEEDDKLISYIKAHGEGCWRSLPRSAGLQRCGKSCRLRWINYLRPDLKRGNFTLEEDDLIIKLHSLLGNKWSLIATRLPGRTDNEIKNYWNTHVKRKLLRKGIDPATHRPINETKTSQDSSDSSKTEDPLVKILSFGPQLEKIANFGDERIQKRVEYSVVEERCLDLNLELRISPPWQDKLHDERNLRFGRVKYRCSACRFGFGNGKECSCNNVKCQTEDSSSSSYSSTDISSSIGYDFLGLNNTRVLDFSTLEMK, from the exons atgggaAGGTCTCCTTGCTGTGAGAAAGACCACACAAACAAAGGAGCTTGGactaaggaagaagacgataaGCTCATCTCTTACATCAAAGCTCACGGTGAAGGTTGTTGGCGTTCTCTTCCTAGATCCGCCGGTCTTCAACGTTGCGGAAAAAGCTGTCGTCTCCGATGGATTAACTATCTCCGACCTGATCTCAAGAGGGGTAACTTCACCctcgaagaagatgatctcaTCATCAAACTACATAGCCTTCTCGGTAACAA GTGGTCTCTTATTGCGACGAGATTACCAGGAAGAACAGATAACGAGATTAAGAATTACTGGAACACACATGTTAAGAGGAAGCTATTAAGAAAAGGGATTGATCCGGCGACTCATCGACCTATCAACGAGACCAAAACTTCTCAAGATTCGTCTGATTCTAGTAAAACAGAGGACCCTCTTGTcaagattctctcttttggtcCTCAGCTGGAGAAAATAGCAAATTTCGGGGACGAGAGAATTCAAAAGAGAGTTGAGTACTCAGTTGTTGAAGAAAGATGTCTGGACTTGAATCTTGAGCTTAGGATCAGTCCACCATGGCAAGACAAGCTCCATGATGAGAGGAACCTAAGGTTTGGGAGAGTGAAGTATAGGTGCAGTGCGTGCCGTTTTGGATTCGGGAACGGCAAGGAGTGTAGCTGTAATAATGTGAAATGTCAAACAGAGGACAGTAGTAGCAGCAGTTATTCTTCAACCGACATTAGTAGTAGCATTGGTTATGACTTCTTGGGTCTAAACAACactagggttttggattttagcACTTtggaaatgaaatga